The following coding sequences lie in one Brevibacterium marinum genomic window:
- a CDS encoding L,D-transpeptidase family protein, translating to MTPATSRSRGTHRALACAFAVVFVAGSLAAGTAARASAGLGAGLVDGDAADKPSHLGETCSVPSAATAGKVIAVKSTGGARATVTACEEWEGDYYQAMSVNGHVGYNGIAEAGQKREGDGMTPSGVYSMGYGFGVKAEPEQFHGAKYVTVTEDDVWVDGDAVKDYNTMQKKSEGYSGEPMYQTPAYDYGQVIEYNTAGTPDKGSAIFLHVSTGSGKTAGCVSVSQQNLLKFLDWEDDSEVEMAISS from the coding sequence ATGACACCTGCAACTTCACGATCACGCGGTACTCACCGGGCGCTGGCCTGTGCCTTCGCCGTCGTCTTCGTCGCCGGATCACTGGCGGCAGGGACGGCGGCACGGGCCTCAGCAGGCCTCGGAGCGGGGCTGGTCGACGGCGATGCCGCCGACAAGCCGTCTCACCTCGGTGAGACGTGCTCGGTGCCATCGGCGGCGACAGCAGGGAAGGTCATTGCTGTCAAGAGCACAGGTGGGGCGAGGGCCACAGTCACTGCCTGTGAGGAATGGGAAGGCGACTACTACCAGGCGATGAGCGTCAACGGGCACGTCGGCTACAACGGCATCGCCGAGGCCGGGCAGAAACGTGAGGGCGATGGCATGACGCCCTCCGGGGTGTACAGCATGGGCTACGGGTTCGGAGTCAAAGCGGAGCCCGAGCAGTTCCATGGAGCGAAATACGTCACGGTCACCGAAGACGACGTCTGGGTCGACGGCGATGCCGTGAAGGACTACAACACGATGCAGAAGAAGTCCGAGGGATACAGCGGCGAGCCCATGTACCAGACCCCGGCATACGACTACGGTCAGGTCATCGAATACAACACTGCGGGGACACCAGACAAGGGATCCGCGATCTTCCTCCACGTCAGCACAGGCAGCGGCAAGACCGCAGGCTGTGTGTCCGTGTCGCAGCAGAACCTGCTGAAGTTCCTCGACTGGGAAGACGACAGCGAGGTTGAGATGGCGATCAGCAGTTGA
- a CDS encoding DUF2249 domain-containing protein, whose amino-acid sequence MAQTAAPEHIDVRDVPKSQRHPLIIDAYRKLEVGTALILVNDHEPKNLRTEMESEFAEALGWEPLPEAGDGFRVRISKRAATPLPRVIVDVGNLDGVPESSGSVWQFQPQQRDLDANIIALAPGGEIKEHVGPKLDVLIHVLHGAGTLETELTALSLAPGQILWLPRLSRRRFLADETDGLTYFSVHQRKQGLSITSRP is encoded by the coding sequence ATGGCCCAAACTGCCGCACCCGAACACATCGATGTTCGAGACGTTCCCAAGTCGCAGAGGCACCCGCTCATCATCGACGCATACCGCAAGCTGGAGGTCGGCACCGCACTGATCCTCGTCAACGATCACGAGCCCAAGAACCTCAGAACCGAGATGGAGTCCGAATTCGCCGAGGCGCTCGGCTGGGAGCCACTGCCGGAGGCAGGGGACGGATTCCGGGTTCGAATCAGCAAACGCGCGGCAACACCCCTCCCCCGTGTCATCGTCGATGTCGGCAATCTCGATGGGGTGCCCGAGTCTTCCGGATCCGTGTGGCAGTTCCAGCCCCAGCAGCGCGATCTCGATGCGAACATCATTGCGTTGGCTCCCGGCGGCGAAATCAAGGAACACGTCGGGCCGAAACTCGACGTGCTCATCCACGTCCTCCACGGTGCCGGAACTCTGGAGACAGAGCTGACTGCGCTCTCCCTCGCCCCCGGACAGATACTGTGGCTGCCGCGTCTCTCTCGTCGTCGGTTCCTCGCCGACGAGACTGATGGCCTCACGTACTTTTCGGTCCATCAGCGAAAACAGGGACTTTCAATCACGAGTCGACCCTGA
- a CDS encoding ABC transporter substrate-binding protein, translating into MSTEQGEIDVPADPKRVVVLNYALAGYLFDLGEQVVATTPEVTDSTGEYSRFWSERAEAQGTEFLPWSSDGFDLEAIIAADPDLIVAGGIGFPLKHAKDAYARLTEVAPTVIVSGEEESWQGQFSFIAAEVLGREDDYERFESAYEDRVAEVKANIAVPAGEVSVLTLDRADTPYILIEGTSLSAELERLGFATAPLFRENDIEPYTAGGDTFGPSLEVLPDVLRSETVFVVGFNNANIGVDDLEREAPYNRVPAFASGQAYDLPYWAIRGDYDEALALLDTIEAKFRKNR; encoded by the coding sequence GTGTCCACGGAACAGGGCGAGATCGACGTGCCCGCCGACCCGAAGCGAGTAGTCGTGCTCAACTACGCCCTGGCCGGCTATCTCTTCGACCTCGGCGAGCAGGTTGTTGCGACGACCCCGGAGGTGACGGATTCCACTGGCGAGTACTCGCGGTTCTGGTCGGAGAGGGCCGAGGCCCAGGGAACGGAATTCCTTCCGTGGAGCAGCGATGGCTTCGACTTGGAAGCCATCATCGCTGCGGATCCGGATCTCATCGTCGCCGGCGGTATCGGCTTCCCGCTCAAGCACGCCAAGGATGCCTACGCCAGGTTGACCGAAGTGGCACCGACCGTGATCGTCTCCGGCGAGGAGGAGAGCTGGCAGGGCCAGTTCTCGTTCATCGCTGCCGAGGTGCTGGGACGTGAAGATGATTACGAGAGGTTCGAATCCGCGTATGAGGATCGAGTTGCCGAGGTGAAGGCAAACATCGCCGTTCCTGCAGGGGAAGTGTCCGTTCTGACTCTCGATCGCGCGGATACCCCGTACATTCTCATCGAGGGAACGAGCCTGTCTGCCGAGCTAGAGAGGCTGGGATTTGCGACGGCTCCCCTGTTCCGCGAGAACGACATCGAACCGTACACCGCCGGGGGAGACACGTTCGGTCCGTCGCTCGAGGTGCTGCCTGATGTACTTCGCTCGGAGACTGTATTCGTGGTCGGCTTCAACAATGCGAACATCGGCGTCGACGACCTCGAACGGGAAGCACCGTACAATCGTGTGCCGGCTTTCGCGTCGGGACAGGCCTACGATCTGCCGTATTGGGCGATTCGCGGCGATTACGATGAGGCCCTTGCGCTGCTCGACACGATCGAGGCGAAGTTCCGGAAGAACAGGTAG
- a CDS encoding uracil-xanthine permease family protein has protein sequence MPEERMSWPRTVGIGAQHVIAMFGATFLVPLLTGFPPSTTLFFTAIGTLLFLLITKGMMPSYLGSSFGLLAPIGAVTGFSASSGEDLEPQAMALAQGGIISVGVTLAMVGLVVHFVGVRWIEITMPPVVTGAIVSLIGLNLAPAAWDWVSQAPLTAVITIAAILVTTVVFRGMLGRLSILIGVLVGYTAAWAQGQVDFTTVGEADWVGLPAFHAPAFDLGYLGLFLPVVFVLIAENIGHVKSVSAMTGRDLDKITGRTLFADGFSTMLAGSGGGSGTTTYAENIGVMAATRIFSTAAYLCAGVIALILSLLPKFGEIIATIPPGVLGGAATVLYGMIGLLGVRIWVENRVDFSNPINLNTAAVALIVAIANFTWTPGGLQFEGIALGSASAIIIYQVMRGIAKWRGTDQDDLIETGPEIAERTPPA, from the coding sequence ATGCCCGAGGAGCGGATGAGCTGGCCGCGGACCGTGGGCATCGGGGCACAGCACGTCATCGCCATGTTCGGAGCCACGTTCCTGGTTCCCCTGCTCACCGGTTTCCCGCCCTCGACGACTCTGTTCTTCACCGCGATCGGGACACTTCTCTTCCTGCTGATCACCAAGGGCATGATGCCCTCGTATCTGGGGTCGTCGTTCGGACTGCTGGCCCCCATCGGCGCCGTCACCGGTTTCTCGGCCAGTTCGGGTGAGGACCTCGAACCCCAGGCCATGGCGCTGGCCCAGGGTGGAATCATCTCCGTCGGCGTCACCCTGGCGATGGTGGGACTCGTCGTCCACTTCGTCGGAGTCCGCTGGATCGAGATCACCATGCCTCCGGTCGTCACAGGAGCCATCGTCTCCCTCATCGGACTCAACCTCGCACCCGCGGCCTGGGACTGGGTCAGCCAGGCACCCCTGACCGCGGTCATCACGATCGCTGCCATCCTGGTCACCACCGTTGTGTTCCGAGGGATGCTCGGGCGGCTCTCCATCCTCATCGGCGTCCTCGTCGGCTATACCGCGGCCTGGGCACAGGGGCAGGTCGATTTCACCACGGTCGGTGAAGCCGACTGGGTGGGTCTGCCCGCGTTCCATGCTCCCGCGTTCGATCTGGGCTACCTCGGCCTCTTCCTCCCCGTCGTCTTCGTCCTCATCGCGGAGAACATCGGACATGTGAAGTCGGTGTCGGCGATGACCGGCCGTGACCTTGACAAGATCACCGGCCGGACGCTGTTCGCCGACGGATTCTCCACGATGCTTGCGGGATCGGGCGGTGGATCGGGCACGACGACCTATGCGGAGAACATCGGAGTCATGGCCGCGACCCGGATCTTCTCCACCGCCGCCTACCTGTGCGCAGGTGTGATCGCTCTCATTCTGAGCCTGTTGCCGAAGTTCGGAGAGATCATCGCCACCATCCCGCCGGGTGTCCTCGGCGGTGCGGCGACCGTCCTCTACGGCATGATCGGACTCCTCGGCGTGCGCATCTGGGTCGAGAACAGGGTCGACTTCTCCAATCCCATCAACCTCAACACCGCCGCAGTGGCACTGATCGTGGCGATCGCGAACTTCACGTGGACGCCCGGTGGACTGCAGTTCGAAGGCATCGCACTCGGATCAGCCTCGGCGATCATCATCTACCAGGTGATGAGAGGCATCGCGAAATGGCGCGGCACCGACCAGGATGACCTGATCGAGACCGGTCCTGAGATTGCTGAGCGAACGCCTCCTGCATGA
- a CDS encoding Lrp/AsnC family transcriptional regulator, translated as MSQKVELDDVDRRLLKALGDDARASGTVLAAAVGVSESTVSLRLKRLKTMGVIRGFSVDIDAAAVGIPLQALISIRLAKHDRAEIDAFTTAAPRFPGVVRIYHMAGADDYLLHIVATDTEAVQSFVLDYLTRYPAVAHTRTNLIYRVQDGTASLPDGP; from the coding sequence ATGTCGCAGAAAGTGGAACTCGATGACGTCGACCGGAGACTGCTGAAGGCACTCGGCGATGATGCTCGGGCCTCGGGCACCGTGCTGGCCGCAGCGGTGGGCGTCTCCGAGTCCACGGTCTCCCTGCGCCTCAAGCGCCTGAAGACCATGGGAGTGATCAGAGGGTTCAGCGTCGACATCGATGCCGCGGCCGTCGGGATTCCGCTGCAGGCCCTGATCTCGATCCGATTGGCCAAGCACGACCGGGCGGAGATCGACGCCTTTACGACCGCCGCCCCACGATTCCCCGGCGTCGTGCGGATCTATCACATGGCCGGAGCCGATGACTATCTGCTCCATATCGTCGCCACCGACACCGAGGCGGTGCAGTCCTTCGTCCTCGACTACCTCACCCGCTATCCGGCGGTGGCCCATACCCGCACCAATCTCATCTACAGAGTGCAGGACGGCACTGCCTCGCTGCCCGACGGCCCCTGA
- a CDS encoding YceI family protein, with amino-acid sequence MSSDEQLTGTWVIDPAHTRLGFSTRHAMVTRIRGAFNVVEGTAVVDADDLASTKVTITIDVDSVDTRTSDRDAHLRSADFFDVEKYPKITFTSTGVDEVEEGSYIVNGDLTIRDVTRQVSIPLELLGIDRDHQGALRVGLEGKRRIDRKDWGVEWNTTLDSGGLLVSDKITLEFELSLIKQ; translated from the coding sequence ATGTCATCAGACGAACAGCTGACCGGAACATGGGTCATCGATCCCGCGCATACCCGGCTCGGCTTCTCGACCCGCCACGCGATGGTCACGCGTATTCGTGGTGCCTTCAACGTCGTTGAAGGCACGGCGGTCGTCGACGCCGATGACCTCGCCAGCACCAAGGTGACCATCACCATCGACGTCGACAGCGTCGATACCCGAACCTCCGACCGAGATGCACACTTGCGAAGCGCGGACTTCTTCGACGTCGAGAAATACCCCAAGATCACCTTCACATCGACCGGAGTCGACGAGGTCGAAGAAGGCAGCTATATCGTCAATGGCGATCTGACCATTCGGGATGTCACTCGTCAGGTTTCGATTCCTCTCGAGCTGCTGGGCATCGACCGCGATCATCAGGGCGCGTTGAGGGTCGGGCTTGAGGGAAAACGCCGCATCGACCGGAAGGACTGGGGCGTGGAATGGAACACGACCTTGGACTCAGGGGGCTTGCTCGTCAGCGACAAGATCACCTTGGAATTTGAGCTCTCCCTGATCAAGCAGTAG
- a CDS encoding LuxR family transcriptional regulator: MMAEHDQVNNLGELTADLLDKARSAHSGRAARTVYSGQYLKQTLLTFTAGSTMDEHESPPEATLQMIQGSVTLSSTAESWDLGTGDLMTVPPERHSVAIQEDSAFLLTTRIDLS; encoded by the coding sequence ATGATGGCCGAACACGATCAGGTCAACAACCTCGGTGAGCTGACCGCGGATCTTCTGGATAAGGCGCGCAGCGCGCACAGCGGCCGCGCCGCCCGCACAGTCTACAGCGGTCAGTATCTCAAACAGACGCTGTTGACATTCACCGCAGGTTCGACGATGGACGAGCATGAGTCGCCGCCCGAGGCGACTCTGCAGATGATCCAGGGCAGTGTGACGCTGTCGTCGACGGCGGAATCCTGGGACCTCGGCACCGGTGATTTGATGACGGTCCCTCCAGAGCGGCACTCCGTCGCGATTCAGGAGGATTCGGCGTTCCTGCTGACAACCCGAATCGACCTCAGCTGA
- a CDS encoding AraC family transcriptional regulator, with protein MTGHEFHSHDYPLLIHVVSGSVEVQIRRRRPATHAVATEEADDIVTMTKNLFLCAGSSVWLGSGVEHAVTTLNTSIMLGPRLSSHTEPPEGAHVLEQSPAVHEIALIILASAPASEPERLPFRTALDTELNALVIDDFAIPEPRHQMVRAVVRDPVAILSTVNALADRFAVSRRHLERIVKDDLGISFLGWRTRRRLNLALLRVRSGSTVSSAARSVGYDSADGLIKAACRMTGLPRQRLSEDFAGSIRAWATSAAQGPSGSEAVPSCTL; from the coding sequence ATGACTGGCCACGAGTTTCACTCACACGACTATCCGCTGCTCATTCACGTCGTCAGCGGATCTGTCGAGGTTCAGATCCGTCGACGCCGTCCTGCAACGCACGCCGTCGCGACAGAAGAGGCGGACGACATCGTCACGATGACGAAGAACCTCTTCCTCTGCGCCGGCTCCAGCGTGTGGCTGGGTTCCGGAGTCGAGCACGCGGTGACGACACTGAACACCAGCATCATGCTCGGTCCAAGACTGTCATCGCACACCGAACCTCCGGAAGGCGCACACGTCCTCGAACAGTCACCGGCCGTCCACGAGATCGCGCTGATCATCCTGGCCTCGGCTCCCGCCAGCGAGCCGGAGCGGCTGCCGTTCAGAACTGCGCTCGACACAGAACTGAATGCACTCGTCATCGACGACTTCGCCATTCCCGAGCCGCGACATCAGATGGTGCGAGCCGTTGTCCGTGATCCTGTCGCGATTCTCAGTACGGTCAACGCCTTGGCGGACAGGTTCGCGGTGAGCAGGCGTCATCTCGAACGGATCGTCAAGGACGATCTCGGAATCTCATTCCTCGGTTGGCGTACGCGGAGGCGGCTCAACCTCGCTCTGCTCCGAGTCCGCAGCGGCTCCACGGTGAGTTCGGCGGCACGATCAGTGGGATACGACAGTGCGGACGGACTCATCAAGGCTGCGTGTCGGATGACCGGTCTGCCGCGGCAGCGATTGTCGGAGGATTTCGCCGGATCCATCAGGGCATGGGCCACGTCCGCGGCTCAGGGGCCGTCGGGCAGCGAGGCAGTGCCGTCCTGCACTCTGTAG
- a CDS encoding TetR family transcriptional regulator, translating to MALTAESITTTALDILSRYGLGDLSMRRLARELEVQPSALYWHVKDKQELFVLLATRMNAVVDARCPSTSDPVAAVMALREILLTYRDGAEIMLLGYSIAPERVTPAALSVSVLGASASHGIMAHVLGAVTIEQNRSAFGIAAVGPGERLAEITAKLLEV from the coding sequence TTGGCACTGACAGCCGAGAGCATCACGACGACCGCTCTCGACATCCTCTCCCGCTACGGTTTGGGTGACCTGTCGATGCGCAGGCTCGCCCGTGAGCTCGAGGTCCAGCCATCCGCGCTGTACTGGCATGTCAAAGACAAGCAGGAGCTGTTCGTCCTCTTGGCCACACGGATGAACGCAGTCGTCGACGCACGCTGCCCGTCCACCTCGGATCCGGTGGCGGCGGTCATGGCGCTGCGCGAGATACTTCTCACATATCGTGACGGTGCCGAGATCATGCTGCTGGGATATTCCATCGCCCCCGAGAGGGTGACCCCGGCGGCGTTGAGCGTCTCCGTTCTTGGGGCCTCCGCCTCACACGGAATCATGGCCCATGTCCTCGGCGCCGTGACGATCGAGCAGAATCGCAGCGCCTTCGGCATCGCAGCCGTCGGTCCCGGAGAGCGTCTCGCGGAGATCACAGCAAAGTTGCTCGAGGTCTGA
- a CDS encoding fatty acyl-CoA synthetase, translating to MTTNASTTTSSDLHFSSTVADIVRRSAGRFGEDAAVEFGDRTWTYASLDTAVTAVARELLSLGAKKGDRIGAYGKNSDLYLLLYLGCARAGLIHVPVNYQLKNDELDYILDNSGATIVFADEDLLEAVRATPSGAGSQVRDFSTLLAPATAADVAPATTGEFDVADADVAQLLYTSGTTSAPKGAVMTHRALVHEYMSSLMSLDFAATDRVVHALPLYHSAQMHVFLLPLLSIGAHNIIVPAPVPEQLLAIFEEREINSFFAAPTVWVALANSPDLETRNLESLRKGYYGASIMPGPVLAKLRKRLPKLGFYNCFGQSEMGPLCTVLRPEEHDDRPSSAGRPVLFVETRVVDADGEDVAVGEQGEILYRSPQLCEGYWKRPEATAEAFDNGWFHSGDLVTVDADGFVEVIDRVKDVINTGGVLVASRQVEDAIFELPQVAEVAVVGVADEKWIEAVTAFVVRRSDQGDLAEAAVLAHVRDRLAGFKIPKRIEFVAELPKNSAGKILKRQLREA from the coding sequence ATGACTACGAATGCCTCGACTACGACATCGTCCGATCTGCACTTCTCCTCGACCGTCGCCGACATCGTCCGCCGCAGCGCAGGCAGATTCGGCGAGGACGCCGCCGTCGAATTCGGTGACCGCACGTGGACCTACGCCAGTCTGGACACCGCTGTCACCGCCGTCGCCCGTGAGCTGCTGAGCCTGGGGGCGAAGAAGGGCGATCGCATCGGCGCCTACGGGAAGAACTCGGATCTCTATCTCCTTCTCTACCTCGGATGTGCTCGGGCCGGTCTCATCCACGTGCCGGTCAACTATCAGCTGAAGAACGACGAACTCGACTACATCCTCGACAACTCGGGAGCCACGATCGTCTTCGCCGATGAGGACCTCCTCGAGGCGGTCCGAGCGACGCCGTCCGGAGCAGGCTCACAGGTCAGGGACTTCTCCACGCTCCTCGCACCGGCCACCGCCGCAGACGTTGCCCCGGCCACGACCGGCGAATTCGACGTCGCGGACGCCGACGTCGCTCAGCTGCTCTACACCTCGGGAACCACCTCGGCGCCCAAGGGTGCAGTGATGACGCACCGGGCGCTCGTCCACGAATACATGTCATCTCTGATGAGCCTCGACTTCGCTGCCACGGACCGCGTCGTCCACGCCCTGCCCCTCTACCATTCGGCGCAGATGCACGTGTTCCTTCTGCCGCTGCTGTCCATCGGTGCGCACAACATCATCGTCCCCGCCCCGGTCCCCGAACAGCTGCTGGCGATCTTCGAAGAACGCGAGATCAACTCCTTCTTCGCCGCTCCCACCGTGTGGGTCGCCCTGGCCAACAGCCCGGACCTCGAGACCCGCAATCTCGAGAGCCTGCGCAAAGGCTACTACGGCGCCTCGATCATGCCCGGTCCGGTGCTGGCGAAGCTGCGGAAGCGTCTTCCGAAGCTCGGCTTCTACAACTGCTTCGGCCAGTCCGAGATGGGGCCGCTGTGCACGGTGCTGCGGCCGGAGGAACACGATGACCGTCCGTCATCCGCCGGTCGCCCGGTCCTGTTCGTCGAGACCCGAGTCGTCGATGCCGACGGCGAGGACGTCGCCGTCGGCGAACAGGGCGAGATCCTCTATCGGTCGCCGCAGCTCTGTGAAGGATATTGGAAGCGCCCCGAAGCGACGGCCGAGGCCTTCGACAACGGGTGGTTCCATTCCGGAGACCTCGTCACGGTCGACGCGGACGGATTCGTCGAGGTCATCGACCGGGTCAAAGACGTCATCAACACCGGTGGAGTCCTCGTGGCCAGTCGGCAGGTCGAGGATGCGATCTTCGAACTGCCCCAGGTCGCCGAGGTGGCGGTCGTGGGAGTCGCCGACGAGAAGTGGATCGAGGCGGTCACCGCGTTCGTCGTCCGCAGATCCGATCAGGGTGACCTCGCCGAGGCGGCTGTGCTGGCCCATGTCAGGGACCGTCTGGCCGGTTTCAAGATTCCCAAGCGCATCGAATTCGTGGCCGAACTGCCCAAGAACTCGGCAGGCAAGATCCTCAAACGCCAGCTGCGCGAGGCCTGA
- a CDS encoding trans-sulfuration enzyme family protein — translation MTSMHPETHMVHGGMDGLTDAGVHVPAIDLSTTNPVNDIATGGDSYEWLATGHPLKDGDSAVYQRLWQPGVARFETALAELEHADEAVAFATGMAAMTAALLAAVSAGTPHIVAVRPLYGGSDHLLETGLLGTRVTWAKEADIASAIEDDTGLVIVETPANPSLDLVDLDGVVAAAGDVPVLVDNTFCTPVLQQPIAHGAALVLHSATKYLGGHGDAMGGIIATNSAWAMRLRQVRAITGALLHPMGAYMLHRGLRTLAVRMRAAQETAGRLAERLSGHPALAAVRYPGLEGQDPRQLLGRQMSGGGAMIALELAGGFGAARSFVEHCSLVVHAVSLGGADTLVQHPASLTHRPVAATAKPGDGLVRLSVGLEHVDDLADDLIAALDAARAAA, via the coding sequence ATGACCTCTATGCATCCAGAAACGCACATGGTCCACGGCGGAATGGACGGCCTCACCGATGCGGGAGTCCACGTTCCGGCCATCGACCTCTCCACCACCAATCCGGTCAACGATATCGCCACCGGAGGTGATTCCTACGAATGGCTCGCGACCGGGCATCCCCTCAAGGACGGCGACTCGGCGGTCTACCAGCGGCTGTGGCAACCTGGTGTGGCGCGCTTCGAGACCGCACTCGCCGAGCTCGAGCACGCGGATGAAGCCGTCGCCTTCGCCACCGGGATGGCCGCGATGACCGCGGCCCTGCTCGCGGCCGTCAGCGCCGGCACCCCGCACATCGTGGCTGTGCGTCCCCTCTACGGCGGCAGCGATCACCTCCTCGAAACGGGCCTGCTGGGCACCAGGGTCACCTGGGCGAAAGAAGCCGACATCGCCTCGGCGATCGAGGACGACACCGGGCTCGTCATCGTCGAGACCCCGGCCAACCCAAGCCTCGATCTCGTCGACCTCGACGGTGTCGTCGCGGCAGCGGGCGACGTGCCGGTGCTCGTCGACAACACCTTCTGCACGCCGGTCCTCCAGCAGCCGATCGCACACGGCGCGGCGCTCGTGCTGCACAGTGCCACGAAGTACCTCGGTGGACACGGTGACGCCATGGGAGGAATCATCGCCACCAACTCCGCCTGGGCGATGCGCCTGCGGCAGGTCCGGGCGATCACGGGCGCACTGCTGCACCCGATGGGCGCATACATGCTGCATCGGGGGCTGCGCACCCTGGCCGTGCGCATGCGCGCCGCACAGGAGACCGCCGGCCGGCTGGCCGAGCGACTGTCGGGGCACCCAGCCCTCGCCGCCGTCCGCTATCCGGGGCTCGAGGGGCAGGATCCACGTCAGTTGCTCGGGCGTCAGATGTCCGGTGGCGGCGCGATGATCGCGTTGGAGCTCGCCGGCGGTTTCGGGGCCGCCCGCAGCTTCGTCGAACACTGCAGCCTCGTCGTCCATGCGGTGTCCCTGGGCGGTGCCGACACACTCGTCCAACATCCGGCCTCACTGACCCACAGACCGGTCGCCGCCACGGCCAAACCCGGAGACGGACTGGTCCGACTCTCCGTCGGTCTCGAACACGTCGACGACCTGGCAGACGATCTGATCGCCGCCCTCGACGCCGCCAGAGCCGCCGCCTGA
- a CDS encoding M24 family metallopeptidase, whose protein sequence is MTPDTSHHPAAALITDGSPSYSTSERDRRWDLARTFMQREGLDALLVYGEHEDVGPAPFAYDTWFSNGRAGTTIVLPRHGEPLSLFPMEMFTKDHLESARRGDPSWIRPACIRSSRDSRAIVDTLHELGLTQSIIGVIGLDPYPPWYPEGIIPYRMWNAVLDELPAATFRPVGMAFSQLIMALGDEEVGIVRHSAAIGDAMVRAMVEAAAPGVLESEVYAAGMAAGYLQGTTPAAMHFWSGPAPLASGLPPWSYRPQNVRILQDGDVISAEVFSNVGGRHSQHQATISLGEPHAELLRAEQIAREAYEAGLDALRPGRTFGEVVDTIRAPYLNADGWEFGPSIHTLNPMIAASGFPREASRTMVGADAYPPEVDRPTMASDMELVSGMTFALEPNYAYGKHLAYLGGTVIVGDDDPLELNPYTAQILRATGTQR, encoded by the coding sequence ATGACGCCTGACACTTCACACCACCCGGCCGCTGCCCTGATCACTGACGGCTCCCCGAGCTATTCGACATCGGAGCGAGATCGCCGTTGGGATCTTGCACGCACATTCATGCAGCGAGAGGGGCTGGACGCACTGCTCGTCTACGGAGAGCACGAAGACGTGGGTCCGGCCCCATTCGCCTACGACACCTGGTTCAGCAACGGCCGAGCCGGGACGACGATCGTCCTTCCACGGCACGGCGAACCCCTGTCGCTGTTCCCGATGGAGATGTTCACGAAGGACCACCTCGAATCGGCTCGCCGCGGGGACCCGAGCTGGATTCGTCCGGCATGTATTCGGTCCTCTCGCGATTCCCGAGCCATCGTTGACACGCTCCACGAGTTGGGACTCACGCAGAGCATCATCGGTGTCATCGGCTTGGATCCGTATCCTCCGTGGTATCCCGAAGGAATTATTCCGTACCGGATGTGGAACGCAGTCCTCGACGAGCTTCCAGCCGCGACATTCAGACCGGTGGGGATGGCCTTCTCCCAACTCATCATGGCGTTGGGGGACGAAGAAGTCGGCATCGTCCGCCATTCGGCCGCCATCGGCGATGCCATGGTCAGAGCTATGGTCGAAGCCGCGGCTCCCGGTGTCCTTGAAAGCGAAGTCTATGCCGCAGGGATGGCTGCGGGTTATCTCCAAGGAACGACCCCGGCGGCCATGCACTTCTGGTCCGGGCCAGCTCCTCTCGCTTCGGGGCTGCCGCCGTGGAGCTACCGGCCTCAGAATGTTCGGATCCTGCAGGACGGCGATGTCATCTCGGCCGAAGTGTTCAGTAACGTCGGCGGTCGTCATTCACAGCACCAGGCCACCATCAGCCTCGGAGAACCGCATGCCGAGCTGTTGCGGGCGGAGCAGATCGCGCGCGAGGCATACGAAGCCGGCCTGGACGCACTGCGCCCCGGCCGAACGTTCGGAGAAGTCGTTGACACCATCCGCGCGCCGTACCTGAATGCGGACGGTTGGGAATTCGGTCCCTCCATTCACACGCTCAACCCTATGATCGCAGCCAGCGGTTTCCCCAGAGAAGCCAGCAGAACGATGGTCGGCGCTGACGCATACCCGCCCGAAGTCGACAGGCCCACCATGGCTTCTGATATGGAACTCGTTTCGGGGATGACCTTCGCTCTCGAGCCGAACTATGCTTACGGCAAGCACCTGGCTTACCTCGGCGGCACCGTCATCGTCGGCGACGACGATCCACTTGAGCTCAACCCGTACACAGCTCAGATCCTGCGCGCGACAGGAACGCAGCGATAG